One Heptranchias perlo isolate sHepPer1 chromosome 2, sHepPer1.hap1, whole genome shotgun sequence DNA segment encodes these proteins:
- the bambia gene encoding BMP and activin membrane-bound inhibitor (Xenopus laevis) homolog a isoform X2 has protein sequence MEFSPFCEGEIRCYCDAPNCVATGYMCKSELSACFSRLLDPQNTNSPLTHGCLDTLSNSANICQAQRSQNHTGTWPMLECCHEDMCNYRGLQDVLSHPRSETSDQGNRYHHDSSSKSLITRVQELTSSKELWFRAAVIAVPIAGGLILVLLIMLALRMLRSENKRLQDQRRQMLSRLHYSFHGHHSKKGQVAKLDLECMVPVTGHENCCMTCDKIRHSDLGNDKLLSLVHWGMYSGHGKLEFV, from the exons ATGGAGTTCTCACCTTTTTgcgaag GTGAAATTAGATGCTACTGTGATGCACCCAACTGTGTGGCAACGGGTTATATGTGCAAATCAGAACTGTCGGCATGTTTTTCAAGACTGCTGGACCCCCAGAATACGAACTCTCCTTTAACTCATGGGTGCTTAGACACTCTTTCAAATTCAGCCAACATCTGCCAAGCGCAAAGATCCCAGAATCACACAGGGACCTGGCCAATGTTGGAGTGCTGTCATGAGGATATGTGCAATTATAGGGGACTCCAAGAtgttctttcacatcctcggagTGAGACCTCTG aTCAGGGAAATCGGTATCATCACGACTCCAGTAGCAAGAGCCTGATCACCAGGGTTCAAGAACTCACTTCATCGAAGGAGCTCTGGTTCCGAGCTGCAGTTATTGCCGTGCCCATTGCTGGTGGTCTCATTTTGGTACTGCTGATCATGCTGGCCCTGCGAATGCTTCGCAGTGAAAATAAGAGACTTCAGGACCAGCGGCGGCAGATGCTGTCTCGTCTGCATTATAGTTTTCACGGGCACCACTCCAAAAAGGGGCAGGTGGCTAAGCTAGACTTGGAGTGCATGGTGCCTGTGACTGGCCACGAGAACTGCTGCATGACCTGTGATAAGATCAGGCACTCTGACCTCGGTAATGACAAACTTCTCTCTCTGGTTCACTGGGGGATGTACAGCGGACATGGAAAGCTGGAGTTTGTATGA
- the bambia gene encoding BMP and activin membrane-bound inhibitor (Xenopus laevis) homolog a isoform X1 — protein sequence MDRHPNLISIWLQLELCAMAILLTKGEIRCYCDAPNCVATGYMCKSELSACFSRLLDPQNTNSPLTHGCLDTLSNSANICQAQRSQNHTGTWPMLECCHEDMCNYRGLQDVLSHPRSETSDQGNRYHHDSSSKSLITRVQELTSSKELWFRAAVIAVPIAGGLILVLLIMLALRMLRSENKRLQDQRRQMLSRLHYSFHGHHSKKGQVAKLDLECMVPVTGHENCCMTCDKIRHSDLGNDKLLSLVHWGMYSGHGKLEFV from the exons ATGGATCGCCATCCGAATCTCATCTCTATTTGGCTGCAACTGGAACTGTGCGCGATGGCGATCCTCTTGACGAAAG GTGAAATTAGATGCTACTGTGATGCACCCAACTGTGTGGCAACGGGTTATATGTGCAAATCAGAACTGTCGGCATGTTTTTCAAGACTGCTGGACCCCCAGAATACGAACTCTCCTTTAACTCATGGGTGCTTAGACACTCTTTCAAATTCAGCCAACATCTGCCAAGCGCAAAGATCCCAGAATCACACAGGGACCTGGCCAATGTTGGAGTGCTGTCATGAGGATATGTGCAATTATAGGGGACTCCAAGAtgttctttcacatcctcggagTGAGACCTCTG aTCAGGGAAATCGGTATCATCACGACTCCAGTAGCAAGAGCCTGATCACCAGGGTTCAAGAACTCACTTCATCGAAGGAGCTCTGGTTCCGAGCTGCAGTTATTGCCGTGCCCATTGCTGGTGGTCTCATTTTGGTACTGCTGATCATGCTGGCCCTGCGAATGCTTCGCAGTGAAAATAAGAGACTTCAGGACCAGCGGCGGCAGATGCTGTCTCGTCTGCATTATAGTTTTCACGGGCACCACTCCAAAAAGGGGCAGGTGGCTAAGCTAGACTTGGAGTGCATGGTGCCTGTGACTGGCCACGAGAACTGCTGCATGACCTGTGATAAGATCAGGCACTCTGACCTCGGTAATGACAAACTTCTCTCTCTGGTTCACTGGGGGATGTACAGCGGACATGGAAAGCTGGAGTTTGTATGA